A single genomic interval of Cucumis sativus cultivar 9930 chromosome 5, Cucumber_9930_V3, whole genome shotgun sequence harbors:
- the LOC101213053 gene encoding uncharacterized protein LOC101213053, with translation MEWSVPTLDEVHGAVSAIHEVFGQEENDEAGQARKYTGLVNRISPVGSDVDWIEPCLEMRLGGFGVERVYDAFHLLQTDPSVQKMVMSVSSDKAVWEAIMNNEAVQHLRNSFHEAKDEVRQNLEETSPDKHSENESTNIVRWIFDNTKTRVMEVIERITELMNHLFHSGNENDDKKRSGEGMNVLEEKLRTSFLISIVVLLVVMVTRAHKTSSS, from the exons ATGGAATGGTCCGTTCCGACGTTGGATGAAGTTCATGGCGCCGTCTCAGCGATTCACGA GGTTTTCGGTCAGGAGGAGAACGATGAAGCGGGTCAGGCGAGGAAGTATACGGGTTTGGTGAACCGGATTTCGCCGGTCGGGTCGGATGTGGATTGGATTGAACCGTGTTTGGAGATGCGGTTGGGTGGGTTTGGAGTTGAAAGGGTTTATGATGCTTTTCATTTATTGCAGACTGACCCTTCAGTTCAG AAAATGGTTATGTCGGTATCATCAGATAAAGCGGTTTGGGAAGCAATAATGAACAATGAAGCAGTGCAACATCTTAGGAACTCATTCCATGAAG CAAAAGATGAAGTTCGCCAAAATTTAGAGGAAACCTCTCCTGACAAACACTCAGAAAACGAATCGACGAACATTGTCAGATGGATTTTTGACAACACGAAAACTAGAGTGATGGAAGTGATTGAGAGAATCACAGAGCTGATGAACCACTTGTTTCATAgtggaaatgaaaatgatgataagAAAAGGAGTGGAGAAGGAATGAATGTGTTGGAAGAAAAGCTAAGAACTTCATTCTTAATCTCCATTGTTGTGCTGCTTGTGGTGATGGTGACTCGAGCCCATAAGACTTCTTCTTCATAA
- the LOC101213297 gene encoding 8-amino-7-oxononanoate synthase isoform X2 → MSVWDCCVEEALAKLGLLQLLRSLRPITPSLEKLNPEASIEGKKDDELKVFDEMQPWDRASVEVEIAESTVQKWLLDIPSSGDEIVTEGGAIKCLVDHPQQFKKLVLFSGNDYLGLSSHPTIGRAAAQAALEHRMGPRGSALICGYTFHHRLLESCLAKLKKKEDCLLCPTGFAANMALMVAIGNIGSLLTEGKASSDDQKIAIFSDSLNHASIIDGIRLAERQRNVKLFIYRHCDMAHLNDLLSSCTLTKKVVVTDSLFSMDGDFAPMKELAMLRKKHGFLLVIDDAHGTFVCGKNGGGVAEMFNCERDVDICVGTLSKAAGCFGGFIACSKRWKLLIQSRGRSFIFSTAAPIPLIAAGHAAVLVAKREMWRRREIWNRVQDFRDLTGIPIQSPIISLIVGSEGKALKASRHLLKSGFHVTAIRPPTVPANSCRLRVTLSATHTIEDVKKLTSALLQCIRFQDIAINGNSNRFARL, encoded by the exons ATGAGCGTGTGGGATTGCTGTGTAGAAGAGGCGCTTGCGAAGCTTGGGTTGCTCCAATTGCTCAGGTCTTTGAGACCCATTACACCATCCCTCGAGAAACTCAATCCCGAAGCCTCTATTGAAGGGAAGAAAGATGATGAATTGAAGGTGTTCGATGAAATGCAACCATGGGATAGGGCCTCTGTTGAGGTTGAAATTGCAGAGTCCACTGTCCAGAAATGGCTTCTTGACATTCCCAGTTCCG GAGATGAGATTGTAACCGAAGGCGGTGCCATAAAATGTCTTGTGGATCATCCTCAACAATTCAAGAAGTTAGTTCTATTTTCTGGAAATGATTATCTAGGATTAAGTTCCCATCCAACAATAGGAAGAGCAGCTGCACAG GCAGCCCTAGAACATAGAATGGGCCCCAGGGGTTCTGCCCTAATATGTGGATATACCTTCCATCATAGACTGCTAGAATCATGCTTGGCCAagttaaagaagaaagag GATTGCCTTCTTTGCCCTACTGGATTTGCAGCCAATATGGCATTGATGGTAGCGATAGGAAATATTGGCTCGCTCTTAACTGAAGGCAAAGCTTCATCTGATGATCAGAAGATTGCCATATTTTCTGATTCATTGAATCATGCATCTATTATTGATGGCATTCGTCTTGCAGAGCGACAAAGAAATGTGAAACTGTTCATCTATAGGCATTGTGATATGGCTCATCTTAACGACttatt ATCAAGTTGCACACTTACAAAGAAAGTTGTCGTAACTGATAG CTTGTTTAGCATGGATGGAGACTTTGCACCCATGAAGGAGCTTGCAATGCTTCGCAAGAAGCATGGATTTTTGTTAGTTATTGATGAT GCTCATGGAACATTTGTTTGTGGCAAAAATGGTGGGGGTGTAGCCGAGATGTTCAATTGTGAAAGAGACGTTGACATATGTGTTGGCACCTTGAGCAAGGCAGCAGGGTGTTTTGGTGGGTTCATAGCATGCAG CAAAAGATGGAAATTGCTCATTCAATCAAGGGGCCGGTCctttatattttcaactgCTGCACCCATCCCTCTTATTGCTGCTGGCCATG CTGCAGTCTTAGTGGCGAAGAGGGAAATGTGGCGAAGAAGGGAAATTTGGAATCGGGTGCAAGATTTTCGTGATTTGACTGGAATCCCCATCCAAAGCCCCATAATCTCTCTTATTGTAGGCAGTGAAGGGAAGGCATTGAAAGCCAGCAG GCATTTGCTGAAATCCGGTTTTCATGTGACTGCTATAAGGCCTCCCACAGTTCCAGCCAACTCATGCAG GCTTCGGGTGACCTTGAGCGCAACGCATACAATAGAAGATGTGAAGAAGCTAACCAGCGCACTATTGCAGTGCATTAGGTTTCAAGATATCGCTATTAATGGTAATTCTAATAGGTTCGCAAGATTGTAG
- the LOC101213297 gene encoding 8-amino-7-oxononanoate synthase isoform X1 — MSVWDCCVEEALAKLGLLQLLRSLRPITPSLEKLNPEASIEGKKDDELKVFDEMQPWDRASVEVEIAESTVQKWLLDIPSSGDEIVTEGGAIKCLVDHPQQFKKLVLFSGNDYLGLSSHPTIGRAAAQAALEHRMGPRGSALICGYTFHHRLLESCLAKLKKKEDCLLCPTGFAANMALMVAIGNIGSLLTEGKASSDDQKIAIFSDSLNHASIIDGIRLAERQRNVKLFIYRHCDMAHLNDLLSSCTLTKKVVVTDSLFSMDGDFAPMKELAMLRKKHGFLLVIDDAHGTFVCGKNGGGVAEMFNCERDVDICVGTLSKAAGCFGGFIACSKRWKLLIQSRGRSFIFSTAAPIPLIAAGHAAAVLVAKREMWRRREIWNRVQDFRDLTGIPIQSPIISLIVGSEGKALKASRHLLKSGFHVTAIRPPTVPANSCRLRVTLSATHTIEDVKKLTSALLQCIRFQDIAINGNSNRFARL, encoded by the exons ATGAGCGTGTGGGATTGCTGTGTAGAAGAGGCGCTTGCGAAGCTTGGGTTGCTCCAATTGCTCAGGTCTTTGAGACCCATTACACCATCCCTCGAGAAACTCAATCCCGAAGCCTCTATTGAAGGGAAGAAAGATGATGAATTGAAGGTGTTCGATGAAATGCAACCATGGGATAGGGCCTCTGTTGAGGTTGAAATTGCAGAGTCCACTGTCCAGAAATGGCTTCTTGACATTCCCAGTTCCG GAGATGAGATTGTAACCGAAGGCGGTGCCATAAAATGTCTTGTGGATCATCCTCAACAATTCAAGAAGTTAGTTCTATTTTCTGGAAATGATTATCTAGGATTAAGTTCCCATCCAACAATAGGAAGAGCAGCTGCACAG GCAGCCCTAGAACATAGAATGGGCCCCAGGGGTTCTGCCCTAATATGTGGATATACCTTCCATCATAGACTGCTAGAATCATGCTTGGCCAagttaaagaagaaagag GATTGCCTTCTTTGCCCTACTGGATTTGCAGCCAATATGGCATTGATGGTAGCGATAGGAAATATTGGCTCGCTCTTAACTGAAGGCAAAGCTTCATCTGATGATCAGAAGATTGCCATATTTTCTGATTCATTGAATCATGCATCTATTATTGATGGCATTCGTCTTGCAGAGCGACAAAGAAATGTGAAACTGTTCATCTATAGGCATTGTGATATGGCTCATCTTAACGACttatt ATCAAGTTGCACACTTACAAAGAAAGTTGTCGTAACTGATAG CTTGTTTAGCATGGATGGAGACTTTGCACCCATGAAGGAGCTTGCAATGCTTCGCAAGAAGCATGGATTTTTGTTAGTTATTGATGAT GCTCATGGAACATTTGTTTGTGGCAAAAATGGTGGGGGTGTAGCCGAGATGTTCAATTGTGAAAGAGACGTTGACATATGTGTTGGCACCTTGAGCAAGGCAGCAGGGTGTTTTGGTGGGTTCATAGCATGCAG CAAAAGATGGAAATTGCTCATTCAATCAAGGGGCCGGTCctttatattttcaactgCTGCACCCATCCCTCTTATTGCTGCTGGCCATG CAGCTGCAGTCTTAGTGGCGAAGAGGGAAATGTGGCGAAGAAGGGAAATTTGGAATCGGGTGCAAGATTTTCGTGATTTGACTGGAATCCCCATCCAAAGCCCCATAATCTCTCTTATTGTAGGCAGTGAAGGGAAGGCATTGAAAGCCAGCAG GCATTTGCTGAAATCCGGTTTTCATGTGACTGCTATAAGGCCTCCCACAGTTCCAGCCAACTCATGCAG GCTTCGGGTGACCTTGAGCGCAACGCATACAATAGAAGATGTGAAGAAGCTAACCAGCGCACTATTGCAGTGCATTAGGTTTCAAGATATCGCTATTAATGGTAATTCTAATAGGTTCGCAAGATTGTAG
- the LOC101213204 gene encoding protein DYAD, which produces MRQQGYLEQIKVGSFYEIDHSKLSPSTPEQLRAIRVVMVSEKDEVNVSLRYPSVYSLRTHFRNCNNPNEKGLPGLNEKYIMSSNIAGDALYRRIETAEIANGRNSWSFWIGPSENTERDRSSGSGGEVNNAVSKKGICWSELKFTGMVQWGSRRQVQYIGRHEDKKIVVLSKSIDQLDEAKNESLGEVDKKTDQEDEEEIFKVVNDTYGKRNNLKRKRYSPRNVQKNLKNAPPQKKNGVKLRNTGRKKELKKSIDRWSVERYKLAEENMLKIMKTKGAVFGNPILRPALRAEARKLIGDTGLLDHLLKHMAGKVAPGGADRFRRRHNADGAMEYWLESADLVNIRREAGVQDPYWTPPPGWKLGDNPTQDPICARDIKELHVEIAKIKKSIQELASAKQQDLNIVTKPNSDVTSTSLDHEIHSLTALKEIYNELMNKKVKIEEQLIEISLSLRGMEETTRNLKSKVEKGEEEGNMVGKTEDKAAKIRRLKSGFRICKPQGTFLWPNMGMSPQLQDDEPYFVVPTPPSVSSTTTAAPRLISLSPSPSSIGPHPTSPVKPLAMRPLTTTTTTTFSNITTSPNLINLNEVPPHGPCDLAFCGTLTYQRRHSNATACHDLPNLVCGNQENDGVEGKECSGSPSSTPSWLLMRDKWLLDLATSKSSLDLFSEGE; this is translated from the exons ATGAGGCAAC AGGGTTACCTGGAGCAAATAAAAGTGGGTTCTTTCTATGAAATAGACCACTCAAAGCTTTCACCTTCTACCCCAGAACAGCTAAGGGCAATCCGTGTAGTCATG GTGAGTGAAAAGGATGAAGTCAATGTATCCTTGAGATACCCAAGTGTTTATTCGCTTCGAACACATTTCCGTAACTGCAACAATCCAAATGAAAAAGGGCTCCCTGGACTAAATGAGAAGTATATAATGAGTTCAAACATTGCTGGAGATGCACTCTACCGGAGAATAGAAACCGCGGAGATTGCAAATGGAAGAAATTCCTGGAGCTTTTGGATCGGACCGTCTGAGAACACCGAGAGAGATCGAAGCTCGGGTTCTGGTGGGGAGGTCAACAATGCAGTTTCAAAGAAGGGGATTTGTTGGTCAGAACTCAAGTTCACTGGGATGGTCCAGTGGGGTAGCCGGCGGCAAGTTCAATACATAGGTCGGCACGAAGATAAAAAGATAGTAGTTTTGTCAAAATCGATCGATCAGCTGGATGAAGCAAAAAACGAGAGTTTAGGAGAAGTGGACAAGAAAACAGATCAAGAGGATGAGGAAGAAATATTTAAGGTCGTGAACGACACATATGGAAAACGGAACAACCTCAAGAGGAAGCGCTACAGCCCTAGAAACGTTCAGAAGAATCTCAAGAATGCACCtcctcaaaagaaaaatggggtAAAACTCCGTAATACTGGTAGGAAAAAAGAACTGAAGAAATCTATTGACAGATGGTCGGTTGAGAG ATATAAATTAGCGGAAGAGAACATGCTGAAGATTATGAAGACCAAAGGAGCAGTCTTTGGGAACCCAATACTAAGGCCAGCCCTGAGAGCTGAAGCTCGAAAGCTGATTGGTGATACGGGCTTGCTGGACCATCTACTGAAGCACATGGCTGGAAAGGTGGCACCTGGTGGAGCTGACAGATTCCGTCGACGACATAATGCCGATGGTGCAATGGAATATTGGCTGGAGAGTGCCGATTTGGTAAATATCAGAAGGGAGGCTGGAGTGCAGGATCCATATTGGACACCGCCACCTGGTTGGAAGCTGGGTGATAACCCTACACAGGATCCCATTTGTGCCAGGGATATCAAGGAGCTCCACGTGGAGATTGCGAAAATTAAGAA ATCCATTCAAGAACTGGCGTCTGCAAAGCAACAAGATTTAAATATCGTGACTAAACCGAATTCCGATGTTACATCCACAAGTCTGGACCACGAAATACATTCCTTGACTGCATTAAAG GAAATCTACAACGAATTGATGaataaaaaagtcaaaatcGAGGAACAGCTAATAGAGATTTCACTATCACTGCGTGGAATGGAG GAGACGACAAGGAACCTAAAATCAAAAGTGGAGAAGGGAGAAGAAGAGGGTAATATGGTCGGAAAAACGGAGGACAAGGCAGCAAAAATCCGAAGGCTAAAGAGTGGGTTCAGGATTTGCAAACCACAGGGTACGTTCCTATGGCCAAATATGGGAATGTCCCCTCAGCTGCAGGATGATGAACCTTATTTTGTGGTCCCAACCCCACCCTCAGTTTCTTCAACGACCACTGCTGCACCACGCCTAATCTCACTCTCACCCTCACCCTCCTCTATTGGACCCCACCCCACATCCCCTGTTAAGCCTTTGGCCATGCGTCCACTCACCACAACCACTACCACcactttctcaaatatcaCAACAAGCCCTAATCTCATCAACCTTAATGAGGTTCCTCCTCATGGACCTTGCGACCTTGCTTTCTGTGGGACACTCACCTACCAACGAAGGCACTCCAATGCTACTGCCTGCCACGACTTGCCAAAT TTGGTATGTGGAAATCAAGAGAATGATGGTGTGGAAGGAAAGGAATGCTCAGGGTCTCCTTCCTCCACTCCTTCATGGTTGCTGATGAGAGATAAATGGTTGTTGGATCTTGCAACCTCTAAATCATCTCTAGATCTATTTTCAGAAGGTGAGTGA
- the LOC101212967 gene encoding PLAT domain-containing protein 3, producing the protein MASPSLCFSIIFIALFFSSMAVNSSEKCVYTLYVKTGSILKGGTDSKISVTLGDSRGQSVEISDLESWGLMKQGHDYFERDNIDIFSGRGVCLESPVCRLNLTSDGSGSHHGWFCDYVEVTSAGPHRACSQTAFYVDQWLATDAPPFQLTTILDGCDDWLSGHGASRHMHSGKLMVSSSKKSVASE; encoded by the exons atggCGTCTCCTTCCCTCTGTTTCTCCATTATCTTCATcgctctctttttctcttcaatgGCTGTTAACTCTTCC GAGAAATGCGTATACACATTGTACGTGAAGACAGGTTCAATTCTAAAGGGCGGAACGGACTCGAAAATCAGCGTGACACTCGGTGATTCAAGGGGCCAATCGGTGGAGATTTCGGATCTAGAATCGTGGGGACTGATGAAACAAGGACACGACTATTTCGAACGGGACAACATCGACATATTCAGCGGACGGGGCGTGTGCTTGGAATCGCCGGTGTGCCGACTGAACCTGACCTCCGACGGATCGGGGTCCCACCACGGGTGGTTCTGCGACTATGTGGAGGTTACGTCGGCGGGGCCGCACAGAGCATGCTCACAGACGGCGTTTTACGTGGATCAGTGGCTGGCGACCGACGCGCCACCGTTTCAGCTGACGACGATTCTGGACGGGTGCGATGATTGGTTGAGTGGGCATGGAGCGTCGAGGCATATGCATAGCGGAAAGCTGATGGTTTCCAGTTCCAAAAAATCTGTTGCATCGGAGTGA
- the LOC101213297 gene encoding 8-amino-7-oxononanoate synthase isoform X3 produces MSVWDCCVEEALAKLGLLQLLRSLRPITPSLEKLNPEASIEGKKDDELKVFDEMQPWDRASVEVEIAESTVQKWLLDIPSSGDEIVTEGGAIKCLVDHPQQFKKLVLFSGNDYLGLSSHPTIGRAAAQAALEHRMGPRGSALICGYTFHHRLLESCLAKLKKKEDCLLCPTGFAANMALMVAIGNIGSLLTEGKASSDDQKIAIFSDSLNHASIIDGIRLAERQRNVKLFIYRHCDMAHLNDLLSSCTLTKKVVVTDSLFSMDGDFAPMKELAMLRKKHGFLLVIDDAHGTFVCGKNGGGVAEMFNCERDVDICVGTLSKAAGCFGGFIACSKRWKLLIQSRGRSFIFSTAAPIPLIAAGHVLVAKREMWRRREIWNRVQDFRDLTGIPIQSPIISLIVGSEGKALKASRHLLKSGFHVTAIRPPTVPANSCRLRVTLSATHTIEDVKKLTSALLQCIRFQDIAINGNSNRFARL; encoded by the exons ATGAGCGTGTGGGATTGCTGTGTAGAAGAGGCGCTTGCGAAGCTTGGGTTGCTCCAATTGCTCAGGTCTTTGAGACCCATTACACCATCCCTCGAGAAACTCAATCCCGAAGCCTCTATTGAAGGGAAGAAAGATGATGAATTGAAGGTGTTCGATGAAATGCAACCATGGGATAGGGCCTCTGTTGAGGTTGAAATTGCAGAGTCCACTGTCCAGAAATGGCTTCTTGACATTCCCAGTTCCG GAGATGAGATTGTAACCGAAGGCGGTGCCATAAAATGTCTTGTGGATCATCCTCAACAATTCAAGAAGTTAGTTCTATTTTCTGGAAATGATTATCTAGGATTAAGTTCCCATCCAACAATAGGAAGAGCAGCTGCACAG GCAGCCCTAGAACATAGAATGGGCCCCAGGGGTTCTGCCCTAATATGTGGATATACCTTCCATCATAGACTGCTAGAATCATGCTTGGCCAagttaaagaagaaagag GATTGCCTTCTTTGCCCTACTGGATTTGCAGCCAATATGGCATTGATGGTAGCGATAGGAAATATTGGCTCGCTCTTAACTGAAGGCAAAGCTTCATCTGATGATCAGAAGATTGCCATATTTTCTGATTCATTGAATCATGCATCTATTATTGATGGCATTCGTCTTGCAGAGCGACAAAGAAATGTGAAACTGTTCATCTATAGGCATTGTGATATGGCTCATCTTAACGACttatt ATCAAGTTGCACACTTACAAAGAAAGTTGTCGTAACTGATAG CTTGTTTAGCATGGATGGAGACTTTGCACCCATGAAGGAGCTTGCAATGCTTCGCAAGAAGCATGGATTTTTGTTAGTTATTGATGAT GCTCATGGAACATTTGTTTGTGGCAAAAATGGTGGGGGTGTAGCCGAGATGTTCAATTGTGAAAGAGACGTTGACATATGTGTTGGCACCTTGAGCAAGGCAGCAGGGTGTTTTGGTGGGTTCATAGCATGCAG CAAAAGATGGAAATTGCTCATTCAATCAAGGGGCCGGTCctttatattttcaactgCTGCACCCATCCCTCTTATTGCTGCTGGCCATG TCTTAGTGGCGAAGAGGGAAATGTGGCGAAGAAGGGAAATTTGGAATCGGGTGCAAGATTTTCGTGATTTGACTGGAATCCCCATCCAAAGCCCCATAATCTCTCTTATTGTAGGCAGTGAAGGGAAGGCATTGAAAGCCAGCAG GCATTTGCTGAAATCCGGTTTTCATGTGACTGCTATAAGGCCTCCCACAGTTCCAGCCAACTCATGCAG GCTTCGGGTGACCTTGAGCGCAACGCATACAATAGAAGATGTGAAGAAGCTAACCAGCGCACTATTGCAGTGCATTAGGTTTCAAGATATCGCTATTAATGGTAATTCTAATAGGTTCGCAAGATTGTAG